In Halobacterium noricense, the genomic stretch ACCGTCATCGAGGCCCAGCGCGACCGCCTCGCGGCGCTGCGCGACCTCGTCGACGAGGAGTAGCTACTCGCGGCCGGTGACCTTGCGGATGCACGACGAGCCGAACGCGCCCAGTTCGCCGTGCTCGAAGTTGATGAAGTAGCCCGTCTCGATGGACGCGCCGCAGCGCCGACACGAGAACTCATCCTCTTTCGTGACGACGTCGGACTGGAAGGAGACGTAGCTGCCGCCCTGTGGCTGGACCTCGCCGCCCTCGCGTTCGACGACGCCGCGGCGCTCGGCTTCGTCCAGAATCCGCCGAGTGGTCCGCGGGTGCGTGGTGACGGTTTCGAGGCGGTCGATGGAGTCGGCGACGGACAGCGACTCGAATTCGAGGTTCGCGAGCAGCTCCACCCCGAGTTCGACCGGGTCCTCGACGTTCCCGGCGTCGCCGTCGGTCATGTGTCGTGGTG encodes the following:
- a CDS encoding DUF5830 family protein produces the protein MTDGDAGNVEDPVELGVELLANLEFESLSVADSIDRLETVTTHPRTTRRILDEAERRGVVEREGGEVQPQGGSYVSFQSDVVTKEDEFSCRRCGASIETGYFINFEHGELGAFGSSCIRKVTGRE